In one window of Nocardia brasiliensis DNA:
- a CDS encoding LysE family translocator — protein sequence MSPSLLLSFIGVCVLLSITPGPDSFLVLRFSIVDARPGIAAAIGSAVGGIVWAVVVAAGVAALLEQSATAYRALKVIGGIYLVYLGIRAFVEQRRARRACPHGDDAAPTVTGARASVRSAFTAGLVSCLFNPKVGLFYLAVLPQFLTEVSFVNTLALGAVESSIAAVEMVLLALAASRAVALLRRPRVRERLEQVSAAILATLGIGTAASAA from the coding sequence ATGTCGCCTTCTCTGCTGCTGAGCTTCATCGGCGTGTGCGTCCTGCTCTCGATCACCCCCGGCCCCGATTCGTTCCTGGTGCTGCGCTTCTCGATCGTGGACGCACGACCGGGGATCGCGGCCGCGATCGGCTCGGCGGTGGGCGGCATCGTGTGGGCGGTGGTGGTCGCGGCGGGGGTCGCCGCCCTGCTGGAACAGTCCGCGACCGCCTATCGCGCGCTCAAGGTGATCGGCGGAATCTACTTGGTGTACTTGGGCATTCGCGCGTTCGTCGAGCAGCGACGGGCGCGGCGGGCCTGCCCGCACGGCGACGACGCCGCACCGACCGTGACGGGCGCCCGGGCGTCAGTTCGCTCGGCGTTCACCGCGGGCCTCGTCTCATGCCTGTTCAACCCGAAGGTCGGGCTGTTCTATCTCGCCGTGCTCCCCCAGTTCCTCACCGAGGTCAGCTTCGTCAACACCTTGGCGCTCGGCGCCGTCGAGTCCTCGATCGCCGCGGTAGAGATGGTGCTGCTGGCCCTGGCCGCCTCGCGTGCGGTCGCGCTGCTGCGCCGACCGCGCGTGCGGGAACGGCTCGAACAGGTCAGCGCCGCGATCCTGGCGACCCTCGGGATCGGGACGGCCGCCTCCGCCGCCTGA
- a CDS encoding aminotransferase class V-fold PLP-dependent enzyme, which translates to MTAVVDQTCSALARVSGDDLRVPLVQGGTTTYANFDYAASAPALAQVTDRVQQLLPFYASVHRGAGYASRISTECYEAARASVTRYLDAADDQVVVFTRNTTDSLNLLASCVPGDTVVLDIEHHANFLPWTRHGRRVVQAAATVEETIGRLVAELCSKPAALLAVTGASNVTGEVLPLERLATVAHQCGARILVDAAQLAPHRRISLRDTGIDYIACSGHKLYAPFGAGVLVGRRDWLDQAEPYLAGGGAVREVSTTGVEWAAAPQRHEGGSPNVLGAAALAAACDALCEIDAETLAAHEHRLADRLRDGLAAIPGVRLLRIWNDSPDTVGIVAFTLDGFVPGHVAAYLSAEHGIGVRDGRFCAHPLLARLDLDGALRASIGLGTTPAHVDRLIDAVATLVRTGPTWDYASTNGLWNPTPETRPLTSQAPTGAAPCLVD; encoded by the coding sequence ATGACCGCTGTTGTGGACCAGACCTGTTCCGCCCTCGCCCGGGTGTCCGGTGACGACCTGCGGGTGCCGCTCGTCCAGGGCGGAACCACCACCTACGCCAACTTCGACTACGCCGCGAGCGCGCCCGCGCTGGCCCAGGTCACCGACCGCGTGCAGCAGTTGCTGCCGTTCTACGCGAGCGTGCACCGCGGCGCGGGCTACGCCTCGCGCATCTCCACCGAGTGCTACGAGGCCGCCCGCGCCTCGGTGACCCGCTACCTCGACGCGGCCGACGACCAGGTCGTGGTGTTCACCCGCAACACCACCGACTCGCTGAACCTGCTCGCCTCCTGCGTGCCCGGTGACACCGTGGTGCTCGACATCGAGCATCACGCCAACTTCCTGCCGTGGACCCGGCACGGCCGCCGGGTGGTGCAGGCCGCGGCGACCGTCGAGGAGACCATCGGCAGGCTGGTCGCGGAGCTGTGCAGCAAGCCTGCCGCGCTGCTCGCGGTGACCGGCGCGTCCAATGTGACCGGCGAGGTGCTGCCGCTCGAGCGGCTCGCCACCGTCGCGCACCAGTGCGGCGCGCGCATCCTGGTCGACGCAGCCCAGCTGGCACCGCATCGTCGAATCAGCCTGCGCGACACCGGCATCGACTACATCGCCTGCTCCGGCCACAAGCTGTACGCCCCGTTCGGGGCTGGGGTGCTGGTCGGGCGCCGGGACTGGCTCGATCAGGCCGAGCCGTATCTGGCCGGTGGCGGCGCGGTCCGCGAGGTCAGCACCACCGGGGTCGAGTGGGCCGCCGCGCCGCAGCGGCACGAGGGCGGCTCGCCCAACGTGCTCGGCGCCGCCGCGCTCGCCGCCGCCTGTGACGCGCTCTGTGAGATCGACGCCGAAACCCTTGCCGCACACGAACACCGCCTCGCCGATCGGCTGCGGGACGGGCTCGCCGCGATTCCCGGCGTGCGCCTGCTGCGTATCTGGAACGACAGCCCCGACACCGTCGGCATCGTCGCCTTCACCCTGGACGGATTCGTCCCCGGTCACGTCGCCGCCTACCTGTCCGCCGAACACGGCATCGGTGTGCGCGACGGCCGCTTCTGCGCGCACCCCCTGCTCGCCCGGCTCGACCTCGACGGCGCCCTGCGCGCCAGCATCGGCCTCGGCACCACCCCGGCCCACGTCGACCGCCTGATCGACGCCGTCGCCACCCTCGTCCGCACCGGCCCGACCTGGGACTACGCCAGCACAAACGGCCTCTGGAACCCCACCCCCGAAACCCGCCCCTTGACCTCCCAGGCGCCCACCGGCGCCGCCCCCTGCCTCGTCGACTGA
- a CDS encoding flavin reductase family protein yields the protein MTEAERPVDFQIPDDLSGITAEQFRASMRHYPAGVTVVTLNSPSGPIGFTATSFASLSLAPPLVSFNIAHTSSSLTALLDAGSVVIHFLGEHQRHIAQRFARTADERFTDRSLWTTLDTGEPVLHGTPIWLRATIHQLIPLGDHTLVVGLVTRVHDNTNDSPAAAPLLYYNGHYHRPTELTD from the coding sequence GTGACCGAAGCAGAACGACCCGTCGATTTCCAGATCCCCGATGATCTGAGCGGGATCACCGCCGAGCAGTTCCGCGCCTCGATGCGCCACTATCCGGCGGGGGTCACCGTGGTCACCCTCAATTCACCGAGCGGGCCGATCGGTTTCACCGCGACGTCTTTCGCCTCGCTGTCGCTGGCCCCGCCGCTCGTCTCGTTCAATATCGCGCACACCTCGTCCAGCCTCACCGCCCTGTTGGACGCGGGCTCCGTGGTCATCCACTTCCTCGGCGAACATCAGCGCCATATCGCCCAGCGCTTCGCCCGCACCGCCGACGAACGTTTCACCGACCGTTCCCTGTGGACCACCCTCGACACCGGTGAGCCCGTCCTGCACGGCACGCCCATCTGGCTCCGCGCCACCATCCACCAACTGATTCCCCTAGGTGACCACACCCTCGTAGTGGGCCTGGTCACCCGAGTCCACGACAACACCAACGACTCCCCCGCCGCCGCCCCCCTCCTCTACTACAACGGCCACTACCACCGCCCCACCGAACTCACCGACTGA
- a CDS encoding YbaK/EbsC family protein produces the protein MRRSTLPPIACRVADTLIARGHHGVIVTQPAPTPTVADAARALGVDVGAITTAKVFLLDEDPVLLLVSGAHEVDLESTGKRLEGTLTAAPAELVRQVTGQPIGGVAPVGHPTNLPTWVDSALSRHREVWAAGGHPNTVFRTSFHELVRITAGLPIEVV, from the coding sequence ATGCGCAGGTCGACATTGCCACCGATCGCCTGCCGAGTCGCGGACACCCTCATCGCCCGAGGCCATCACGGTGTCATCGTGACCCAGCCGGCACCGACGCCAACTGTCGCGGACGCGGCGCGCGCACTCGGGGTGGATGTGGGGGCCATCACGACCGCCAAGGTATTCCTGCTGGACGAGGATCCGGTGCTGCTGCTGGTTTCCGGCGCGCACGAAGTGGATCTGGAATCCACCGGCAAACGGCTGGAGGGCACACTCACCGCGGCACCCGCCGAGCTGGTCCGGCAGGTGACCGGCCAGCCGATCGGCGGGGTCGCCCCCGTCGGCCATCCCACCAACCTGCCCACCTGGGTGGATTCCGCGTTGTCCCGGCACCGGGAGGTGTGGGCCGCGGGCGGGCACCCGAACACTGTGTTCCGCACCTCTTTTCACGAGTTGGTCCGGATCACCGCGGGCCTGCCCATCGAGGTCGTCTGA
- a CDS encoding 2-oxo-4-hydroxy-4-carboxy-5-ureidoimidazoline decarboxylase, translated as MLMHQGIGLDRFNQFPRARAIHALFGCCGNVTWATELADARPFPDRDALLAAADLGLLALSPEDLDRAFEAVAHEQVSEHSVAELARCTHERIAELLGPNEGYPEY; from the coding sequence ATGCTGATGCATCAGGGAATCGGTCTCGACCGGTTCAACCAATTTCCCCGCGCCCGTGCGATACACGCGCTTTTCGGCTGTTGCGGCAATGTCACCTGGGCGACCGAACTCGCCGACGCCAGACCCTTCCCGGATCGGGACGCGTTGCTGGCCGCCGCGGATCTCGGCCTGCTCGCGCTCTCCCCGGAGGATCTGGATCGGGCATTCGAAGCGGTTGCGCACGAACAGGTCTCGGAGCACAGCGTCGCTGAACTGGCCCGATGCACGCACGAACGCATCGCGGAACTGCTCGGGCCGAACGAGGGATATCCGGAATACTGA
- a CDS encoding crotonase/enoyl-CoA hydratase family protein, with protein MTDWQAFTVEIKDYVAQVTLTGPGKGNAMGPDFWRELPEIFQELDADPQVRAIVLTGSGPHFSYGLDLPAMSGMFGPLLGDRALAAPRTEFLVELRKMQGAVTAVADCRKPVIAAISGWCIGGGLDLIAAVDIRYASAEAKFSLREAKVAIVADIGSLHRLPGIISEGHLRELAYTGKDIDAARAEKIGLVNDVFADQAAALDAAHATAREIAANPPLVVQGVKDVLDQRTKNEVATGLRYVSAWNSAFLPSEDLTEAIKAVFEKRAPQFKGE; from the coding sequence ATGACTGACTGGCAGGCTTTTACCGTCGAGATCAAAGACTACGTCGCGCAGGTGACGCTGACCGGGCCCGGCAAGGGCAACGCGATGGGCCCCGATTTCTGGCGTGAGCTGCCGGAGATCTTCCAGGAGCTGGACGCGGATCCGCAGGTGCGCGCGATCGTGCTGACGGGTTCGGGCCCGCACTTCTCCTACGGCCTCGACCTGCCCGCGATGAGCGGCATGTTCGGTCCGCTGCTCGGCGATCGGGCGCTGGCGGCGCCGCGCACCGAGTTCCTGGTCGAGCTGCGCAAGATGCAGGGCGCGGTGACCGCGGTGGCGGACTGCCGCAAGCCGGTGATCGCGGCGATCTCCGGATGGTGCATCGGTGGCGGCCTCGACCTGATCGCCGCGGTGGACATCCGTTACGCGAGCGCCGAGGCGAAGTTCAGCCTGCGGGAGGCGAAGGTCGCGATCGTGGCCGACATCGGCTCGCTGCACCGGCTGCCCGGCATCATCTCCGAGGGCCACCTGCGCGAACTCGCGTACACCGGCAAGGATATCGACGCCGCGCGTGCGGAGAAGATCGGCCTGGTCAACGACGTGTTCGCGGATCAGGCAGCGGCGCTGGACGCGGCGCACGCCACCGCGCGCGAGATCGCCGCGAACCCGCCGCTGGTGGTGCAGGGCGTGAAGGACGTGCTGGACCAGCGCACCAAGAACGAGGTCGCCACCGGCCTGCGCTACGTGTCCGCGTGGAATTCCGCGTTTCTGCCGTCGGAGGACCTCACCGAGGCGATCAAGGCCGTATTCGAGAAGCGGGCGCCGCAGTTCAAGGGCGAGTAA